In Selenihalanaerobacter shriftii, the genomic window ATATCCTACAAACAGAATCAATCAGTCAACAAGTAGAAATTGAAAAAATATTTGTAGATAAGAAAATATGTAAAATCTATAATTCTTTAAAAGAAAAGTTAAAGAATAATTTAGAAAAACTAACTATCGATGAAATTTTAAAAGATAATATTTAATTCAGTTAAGATGACTGTTTAAAAACTTTTCTTTTAATTGATATTAGTTTAGGAATAATCTTTTTAAAAATAATATAGCTAATCATAGCAACTAACAATATAGTAAAAAAAGGAAATAAAATAGAAATTATAGGTATTAACGTTGAACCAATTCCTTCTAAAGTAGAAACAAAATGATTACCCATGCCTCCAGTTGTTGCACTTGAAGCTCCTCTTAAACTTGTTGTTGTTAATTGTACTGCTCCAGAAGCAGTACCACCAGCTATAATTGCTAACGACCATTGTAAGAATAGACTTACTTCAGTAATACAAGAAGCAGTAACTATAGAACCAGCAACTACTGCTGCAGGAGTAGCTACTGTATCAAGTAGATTGTCTACCCAGGGAATATAATAACCACTAACTTCTAACAAGGTTGCTATTAAAAAACCAAAAAAAGCTGTATATGTACTAATCCATTTAAAATTTTCAGCTAATTCTAAGTTACCTGATATGGAAGCAACACTCATTATTAATAATGGTACAAAAACTCTAAACCCACAAGCAGCACTTAAACCAATTCCTACTAATAGACCTAAAAGTAAATTCATCTACTATTTCAACTCCATTATTATTTTTTAATCACTTTTAATTAAATTCCTACTAAAACTTAACAAAGATTATATCATAAAAAAACTAAATTAAAAAACACTTCTAATTAATTAGAAGTGTTTTTTAAAATCTATATTTAATCTAAATTATAATTAGGTGCTTCTTTTGTGATAGTTACATCATGTGGATGACTTTCTTCTAATCCGGCTCCAGTAATTCTAATAAATTTAGCATCTTGTCTTAACACTTCAATATCCGGTGTTCCACAATATCCCATTCCAGCTCTTAAACCGCCAACCAATTGATATATTGTCTCAGATATAGGTCCTTTATAAGGTACACGTCCTTCAATACCTTCTGGAACTAACTTTTTCTCTTCTTCTTGAAAATACCGATCTTTACTTCCCTCTTCCATAGCACCTAAAGACCCCATGCCTCTATAAACTTTATAACTTCTACCTTTATAAATTTCTCTTTCCCCAGGACTCTCTTTAGTTCCTGCTAATAAACTACCTAACATCACTGTACTAGCTCCTGCTGCTATAGCTTTGACGATATCCCCAGAATATTTAATTCCTCCATCGGCAATTACTGGTATATCATACTTATCAGCTTCCTTAGCACAATCATAAATAGCTGTAATCTGTGGTACCCCTATTCCAGCTACCACTCTAGTTGTACAGATTGAGCCTGGCCCAATTCCTACTTTAACAGCATCTACTCCAGCCTCAATTAAGTCTCTAGTAGCTCCAGCAGTAGCTACATTCCCAGCAATTAAGTTTACGTCAGGAAACTCTACCCTAACCTCTTTTACTAAATCAATTACTCCTTGTGAATGACCATGAGCTGTATCAATAACCAAGAGATCTGCTCCTGCCTCTATTAAAACCTCAATTCTATCCCAAGTATCTCCAGAAATACCTACAGCTGCTCCAGCTAAAAGTCGTCCCTGTTCATCCTTTGCCGCATTCGGATACTTTTCAGCTTTCTCTATATCTTTTATTGTTATTAAACCTTTTAATTCATTATTATCACAAACTAAAGGCAACTTCTCTATTTTATGATTCTGTAAAATTTCTTTTGCTTCTTCTAAAGTAGTACCTACCGGTCCAGTCACTAAATCCTCCTTAGTCATGATTTCTTTTAATTGTTGGTCATAATCTTTTTCAAATCGCAAGTCTCGATTAGTTATAATCCCTACTAATTCCATATCTTCTTCATTATTAATAATAGGAACACCTGAAATCTTATACTTAGACATTAAATATTCAGCTTCATAGGCATAATTTTTGGGAGTTAAATAAAATGGATCAACAATTACTCCACTCTCTGACCTTTTAACCTTATCTACCTCTTCAGCTTGTTGTTCAGCTGACATATTCTTATGAATGATTCCAATACCACCTTCTCTAGCCATGGCAATTGCTAATTCTGCTTCAGTAACTGTATCCATTCCTGCACTTAAAATTGGAATATTTAATTTAATATTCTTAGTCAATCTAGTTGCAGTATTTACTTCTTTAGGTAATACATTAGATGCCGCCGGCATTAATAAAACATCATCAAAAGTAAGACCTTCTTTCCCAAACTTGTCCTTCATTTTATACCTCCTAATTATAAATTATTAAATATTAATTTACAAATTAAAACAATCTACACTATATAATCTAATACTATTTAAACTTGAAATTAATTACTATCATTATAAAATATACCAAAAGCCTAAGTATAGTTATAACTTTAATATAACTATACTTAGGCTCATTAACGCATCTATGATCAGAGTCTAAACTCCCCTAATCAAGATTCGTAGTCAAATGGTTTACGGCCATCTGGTAGAAACTTTCGAGCCTTATTCTCGAATCTATACGAATCAATTTACTTATCTGTAAATTAATTTCTTAAATTTTTAATCAGTTTATCAAACTAATCCAATTGTGTCAAGTCAAATAAGATTTTAAATTAAATTCTTAATTTTAAGAGAATTCTTTAGTTGTTTAATAGTATGACATTCTACCATATTAGTTAATTGCTTAAAAGTTTGAACTGAGTCCAAATCATCCCACTCAGATTTTGGTAATGTGTTTAACCATACTACATCTTTTACCTTCTGCTTGATTTTTTTTAATTTTAATGCTGCTTCCTCTACCTCCATTGTCTTAGTATCACTCATAATGAATACGATAGTTGATGGATTTAATATGTCCATGTATTTAGTTTGAAAAGTTTCTAAAGTTTGATTCAAATTTGTAGTCTTTCCCCATTGTTTGCTATGGCTAATTACCTTAGCCATAGTCTCTTCAAAAGACACACCAACTTGAAAATCATCAGTAATCCTCTCTAAATCTTCGGAAAATATAAAACTCTCAATATCCTTTACTGCACTAGAGAGTCCATATACAAACTGTAATACGAATGTAGCATAACGCGCCATAGAGTCTGACACATCACAAATTAGCAAAAATTCTGGCCTTTGTATTCTCTTGGTCTTATATTTAAGATCTAACATTATTCCTCCATACTTGATGTTCTTTCTAATAGTTCTCCTTAAGTCTAATTTTCCTGTCTTTTTACTATTCTGAAAACGGCGGGAAATCTTAGTAGCCAGTCTATGTGATAGTCTTTTTATGATTGCAGTCACTTTTGGTAATTTCTCATCTGATATTCGCTTCATATCTTGAGTTAAAAGTGATTCTTCTTCATATTGTAAACTAGAAATCACTTGTTCAATTACTGTATCCATTCCTAAATTACCAGTCATCTTGGATTTGATTTGCTTTTGTCTATCAATATCCTCTCCTCTGTTTTTTAGCTGGCTCTTCCAATAATTTAATGTTCCATTAATCATTTTTTCTAACATAGGTTGTGCATGTGGAGAATGACCAAGATGTCCAGGAAAACTATCTTCTATATATTCTTTAATCTTTTGCTGAATTTCAGGATCTAATTGAGTATAAATCTCTTTCTGTTCATCAGTAAATTCTAATTGAACCTCTTCTTCATTCTGTTCATCTACAACACTCTCTTTTTTGAAAACTAAATCATCTTCTGCCTCTTGTTTAGCCTGTTCTCTTTCTTCAACTTTTTGTTTTCTCATTTTCTCTTTATGCAGCTTCTCTTCCATAGAAATAAAAAACTCATCAAAAGCTTTATCAAAAATCCTTTTTTCATAATTATCTTTAACTAAGAGAGAACGTAAGGTCATCTTAACTTCATCTTTATTTATAATATCTATTAATTTTAAAGCTTGGAATGCTTCAATTGATTCAGCTAAACTAATCCTAATCCCTAAATTACGTAAAATTTGAATGAAATTAATAATATTATTCTCTACATAGTCAGGCTGATTTTTGTCAATATGTTCTTGAACTTGATCAAGCCTTTCCTCTCTATGATCCATATACTACACCTCGCTTTTTAGATCATGCCTTGTTTTAATTCTTTTCCTGTTCTATAACTTTTCTTGTAATTTTTCAGCTCCTAGACCTTCA contains:
- a CDS encoding VWA domain-containing protein, encoding MDHREERLDQVQEHIDKNQPDYVENNIINFIQILRNLGIRISLAESIEAFQALKLIDIINKDEVKMTLRSLLVKDNYEKRIFDKAFDEFFISMEEKLHKEKMRKQKVEEREQAKQEAEDDLVFKKESVVDEQNEEEVQLEFTDEQKEIYTQLDPEIQQKIKEYIEDSFPGHLGHSPHAQPMLEKMINGTLNYWKSQLKNRGEDIDRQKQIKSKMTGNLGMDTVIEQVISSLQYEEESLLTQDMKRISDEKLPKVTAIIKRLSHRLATKISRRFQNSKKTGKLDLRRTIRKNIKYGGIMLDLKYKTKRIQRPEFLLICDVSDSMARYATFVLQFVYGLSSAVKDIESFIFSEDLERITDDFQVGVSFEETMAKVISHSKQWGKTTNLNQTLETFQTKYMDILNPSTIVFIMSDTKTMEVEEAALKLKKIKQKVKDVVWLNTLPKSEWDDLDSVQTFKQLTNMVECHTIKQLKNSLKIKNLI
- a CDS encoding DUF4126 domain-containing protein, giving the protein MNLLLGLLVGIGLSAACGFRVFVPLLIMSVASISGNLELAENFKWISTYTAFFGFLIATLLEVSGYYIPWVDNLLDTVATPAAVVAGSIVTASCITEVSLFLQWSLAIIAGGTASGAVQLTTTSLRGASSATTGGMGNHFVSTLEGIGSTLIPIISILFPFFTILLVAMISYIIFKKIIPKLISIKRKVFKQSS
- the guaB gene encoding IMP dehydrogenase — translated: MKDKFGKEGLTFDDVLLMPAASNVLPKEVNTATRLTKNIKLNIPILSAGMDTVTEAELAIAMAREGGIGIIHKNMSAEQQAEEVDKVKRSESGVIVDPFYLTPKNYAYEAEYLMSKYKISGVPIINNEEDMELVGIITNRDLRFEKDYDQQLKEIMTKEDLVTGPVGTTLEEAKEILQNHKIEKLPLVCDNNELKGLITIKDIEKAEKYPNAAKDEQGRLLAGAAVGISGDTWDRIEVLIEAGADLLVIDTAHGHSQGVIDLVKEVRVEFPDVNLIAGNVATAGATRDLIEAGVDAVKVGIGPGSICTTRVVAGIGVPQITAIYDCAKEADKYDIPVIADGGIKYSGDIVKAIAAGASTVMLGSLLAGTKESPGEREIYKGRSYKVYRGMGSLGAMEEGSKDRYFQEEEKKLVPEGIEGRVPYKGPISETIYQLVGGLRAGMGYCGTPDIEVLRQDAKFIRITGAGLEESHPHDVTITKEAPNYNLD